From Gammaproteobacteria bacterium, the proteins below share one genomic window:
- a CDS encoding BtrH N-terminal domain-containing protein — MNNFKHQHAAHCETGVMSTMLKHYGCDVSEAMVLGLSSSIAFAYLPFIKLNGLPLVSYRMPPGSIIKRLQKRLGLNVSFEKFSSPQQGMEALDKQLSVGNIVGLQTSVFWLPYFPDDMRFHFNAHNLIVYGKEGNNYLISDPVFEEPVVCSVKDLQKSRFAKGAFAPKGAMYYLNEKPGSINYTKAIPLAIKKNVRALTLPVPIIGIKGIHFLANKLARLHKAMPENKQQRLFLGHIVRMQEEIGTGGAGFRYIYASFLQEAAAITNNNLLTEASEMMTDVGDQWRNFALHTVKMCKNRSKFNMQKLSELLHACAVEEAKVWKLLKTI, encoded by the coding sequence ATGAATAATTTTAAACATCAACATGCTGCTCATTGTGAAACTGGCGTTATGTCAACGATGTTAAAACATTATGGCTGTGATGTGTCTGAGGCCATGGTATTGGGTTTGTCTTCAAGTATCGCCTTTGCCTACTTACCATTTATTAAATTAAATGGTTTGCCTTTAGTTTCTTATCGTATGCCTCCCGGGTCTATTATTAAAAGGCTACAAAAACGGTTGGGGTTGAATGTCAGTTTTGAGAAATTTTCCAGTCCACAACAGGGTATGGAGGCGTTGGATAAACAGCTAAGCGTCGGTAATATTGTGGGTTTGCAAACGTCGGTGTTTTGGTTGCCTTATTTTCCTGATGATATGCGTTTTCACTTTAATGCACATAACTTGATTGTTTACGGTAAAGAAGGGAATAACTATTTGATCAGTGATCCTGTTTTTGAAGAGCCGGTTGTTTGTTCCGTTAAAGATTTACAAAAATCCCGTTTTGCCAAGGGTGCGTTCGCACCTAAAGGGGCAATGTATTACCTCAATGAAAAACCTGGCAGCATTAATTATACAAAGGCCATACCTCTCGCCATTAAAAAGAACGTGCGCGCCTTAACACTACCGGTGCCAATTATAGGCATCAAAGGGATACATTTTTTGGCCAATAAATTAGCGCGATTACACAAGGCCATGCCTGAAAATAAACAGCAGCGGCTTTTTTTAGGTCATATCGTTCGTATGCAAGAAGAGATTGGTACGGGCGGCGCCGGCTTTCGTTATATTTATGCCTCATTTCTCCAGGAGGCGGCGGCAATCACCAATAATAATTTATTAACAGAAGCATCAGAAATGATGACGGATGTGGGAGACCAGTGGAGAAATTTTGCGCTGCATACGGTTAAAATGTGTAAAAATCGTAGCAAATTTAATATGCAAAAGTTATCAGAGCTGCTACATGCTTGCGCAGTTGAGGAAGCAAAAGTATGGAAGTTATTAAAGACGATCTAG
- a CDS encoding dialkylresorcinol condensing enzyme, giving the protein MPVKKRVLVVHYSQSGQLSTIAHHFAQPLLDHPDIDVTFEQIKPVENFPFPWPILQFFDTFPEAVYLNPPAIQASTLTGEEDFDLIILAYQVWFLSPSLPTTAFLQSPVATKLLQDKPVVTLIACRNMWLMAQESVKSMLNEMGAKLIGNVALVDAAGSVGSFLATPVWVLSGNKGPHLGGLIPKAGVAPEAITACNRFGHRIVEKILLAAKLDETLLQGLGAVEVNEKLIASEKTAKRGFRIWGKLLRSLGPPGSLLRKPVILIYIVFLISFIILFIPLSVLIKSLLSPLTRRRTAQQKKYFSSPSGS; this is encoded by the coding sequence CTGCCCGTTAAAAAACGCGTGCTAGTTGTACACTATTCGCAAAGTGGGCAGCTTAGTACCATCGCACATCATTTTGCGCAACCTCTGCTTGACCATCCAGATATCGATGTTACATTTGAACAGATAAAACCCGTTGAAAATTTCCCATTTCCTTGGCCCATTTTACAATTTTTCGACACATTTCCTGAGGCCGTTTATCTTAACCCACCAGCCATTCAAGCATCTACACTAACTGGCGAAGAAGACTTTGATTTAATCATCTTAGCCTATCAGGTCTGGTTTTTGTCACCCTCTTTGCCCACCACTGCATTTTTACAAAGCCCTGTGGCCACGAAATTACTTCAGGACAAGCCCGTAGTCACATTGATAGCCTGTCGAAATATGTGGCTAATGGCTCAAGAGTCGGTTAAAAGCATGTTAAACGAGATGGGGGCTAAACTGATAGGCAATGTCGCTTTGGTTGATGCAGCAGGAAGTGTAGGCAGCTTTTTAGCCACACCTGTTTGGGTGCTAAGCGGTAACAAAGGCCCCCATCTAGGTGGATTAATTCCCAAGGCTGGTGTGGCGCCAGAAGCGATTACGGCCTGCAACCGTTTCGGCCATCGTATTGTTGAAAAAATATTATTAGCCGCGAAATTAGATGAAACCCTACTACAAGGCCTTGGCGCTGTTGAGGTGAATGAGAAACTGATCGCCAGTGAAAAAACAGCTAAACGCGGCTTTCGTATTTGGGGGAAATTATTGAGAAGCCTGGGGCCTCCAGGAAGCTTATTACGCAAACCAGTAATATTGATCTATATCGTTTTTCTTATCAGTTTTATAATTTTATTTATCCCATTAAGTGTGCTCATTAAAAGCTTGTTGTCACCATTAACACGTCGTCGCACAGCGCAGCAAAAAAAATATTTTAGTAGCCCTTCCGGTTCATAA
- a CDS encoding beta-ketoacyl-ACP synthase III, translating into MSAVYINAISVYLPNAPIDNDNMEAVLGQVGNKPSRARRTILRSNGIKTRYYAVNPETGKATHTNAQLTAEAVRMLVARNFSINDIDCLSCGTTLPDQLMPNHAVMTHGELGNTPCEVVATAGVCLAGISAMKYAYLGVAAGEFSNAVATGSETMSAVMRSENFEPELSGHVDTLKAQPQIAFEKDFLRWMLSDGAGAMLLQPKPNIDKLSLQINWIFERSYANEMATCMYSGAAKNDDGSIKSWKEFEPVEWLADSIFSIKQDVKLLNEFIISYTVEKILTEIIQKKGLTAKEIDYFVPHYSSDFFREKVANGLKKIGFEIPYERWFTNLSSKGNTGSAAIYILLEELFNSGNLKAGQKILCYVPESGRFSSAFMLLTVCKK; encoded by the coding sequence ATGTCAGCTGTTTACATTAATGCAATATCTGTTTATTTGCCAAATGCACCAATAGATAACGATAATATGGAAGCCGTTTTAGGGCAGGTTGGAAACAAACCATCACGTGCGCGCCGCACCATCTTACGCAGCAATGGTATTAAAACGCGCTACTATGCGGTGAACCCCGAAACGGGAAAAGCTACGCATACTAATGCCCAACTTACCGCAGAGGCGGTTAGAATGTTGGTCGCCAGAAATTTTTCTATTAATGATATCGACTGTCTGTCTTGTGGCACTACATTACCAGATCAACTTATGCCTAATCATGCTGTTATGACGCATGGCGAGCTAGGCAATACACCTTGTGAAGTTGTCGCCACTGCTGGCGTGTGTCTTGCTGGCATAAGCGCCATGAAATATGCTTATCTGGGTGTTGCTGCAGGCGAATTCAGCAACGCTGTTGCTACCGGGTCTGAAACCATGTCGGCTGTAATGCGTAGCGAAAATTTTGAGCCGGAATTATCTGGCCACGTTGATACCCTGAAGGCACAACCACAAATTGCTTTTGAAAAAGATTTTTTACGGTGGATGCTGTCAGATGGTGCCGGTGCAATGTTACTTCAGCCAAAACCTAATATTGATAAGTTATCATTGCAAATCAATTGGATATTTGAACGCTCCTATGCCAATGAAATGGCCACGTGTATGTACAGTGGCGCAGCTAAAAACGACGATGGTTCGATAAAAAGCTGGAAAGAATTTGAACCTGTTGAATGGCTTGCAGATTCTATTTTTTCTATAAAACAGGATGTCAAATTGCTCAATGAGTTTATTATTTCTTATACGGTTGAGAAAATTCTCACAGAAATTATACAAAAAAAAGGCTTAACAGCTAAAGAGATTGATTATTTTGTGCCCCACTACTCATCCGATTTTTTCCGTGAAAAAGTAGCTAATGGCTTAAAAAAAATAGGTTTTGAAATTCCATATGAACGCTGGTTCACCAATTTAAGTTCAAAAGGTAATACCGGGTCAGCTGCCATCTACATCCTGCTTGAAGAACTCTTTAACTCAGGAAACCTGAAAGCGGGTCAAAAAATACTCTGTTACGTACCAGAAAGTGGGCGTTTTAGCAGTGCCTTCATGTTATTAACTGTTTGCAAAAAATAG
- the mnmE gene encoding tRNA uridine-5-carboxymethylaminomethyl(34) synthesis GTPase MnmE, whose translation MPKITDTIAAIATPPGHGGIGIIRLSGPRAAVIAKPIIGILPKPRYATLVDFKSAKGQAIDHGLILYFPAPHSFTGEDVIELQAHGGPVVLDLIMQAVLDLGARMARPGEFSERAFLNDKFDLAQAEAIADLIDSTSETAARAAMRSLDGEFSNTINQLLEKIIRLRMYVESAIDFPEEEIDFLSDGKIEQQLNTIYDAVRSVFNSARQGSILREGITLVIAGKPNAGKSSVMNRLAQREAAIVTNIPGTTRDVLREAISIDGIPLHLIDTAGLRDSNDPIEKQGIDRAYNEIKRADIILHIIDCTAMDKEDDSLIALPEIIPRINVYNKIDIAPSVQANQDNAVFISAKTGQGFDQLNNAIKQMIGFDENNEGVFSARRRHLDALQRTLSHIKNSQVHLNHQAGELVAEELKIAQACLGEITGAFSSDDLLGEIFSSFCVGK comes from the coding sequence ATGCCGAAAATCACCGACACCATTGCCGCCATTGCCACCCCGCCTGGTCATGGTGGTATCGGCATTATCCGGCTTTCTGGCCCCAGGGCGGCAGTGATTGCCAAACCTATTATTGGAATATTGCCAAAACCGCGTTATGCCACGCTGGTAGATTTTAAGTCAGCCAAAGGCCAGGCCATCGACCATGGCCTTATCTTGTATTTCCCGGCGCCTCACTCTTTTACCGGTGAGGATGTTATCGAGTTGCAAGCCCATGGTGGCCCAGTGGTACTCGATTTAATTATGCAGGCAGTACTTGATTTAGGCGCACGTATGGCGCGCCCCGGCGAGTTTTCTGAACGTGCGTTTCTCAATGATAAATTTGACTTGGCGCAAGCAGAAGCTATCGCGGATTTAATCGATAGCACGTCAGAGACAGCGGCGCGTGCCGCGATGCGTTCTTTAGATGGTGAGTTTTCTAACACCATTAATCAGTTGTTAGAGAAAATTATTCGACTACGTATGTATGTCGAGAGCGCTATAGACTTTCCTGAAGAAGAAATTGATTTTCTCTCCGACGGTAAAATTGAGCAACAGCTCAATACGATTTATGATGCTGTTCGCAGCGTATTTAATTCTGCCAGACAAGGTAGTATTTTACGCGAGGGAATAACTCTAGTTATTGCTGGCAAGCCCAATGCAGGAAAATCAAGTGTAATGAATCGTCTGGCACAACGTGAGGCAGCCATTGTGACGAATATCCCTGGCACAACACGCGATGTTTTGCGCGAAGCAATTAGTATTGACGGTATTCCTTTGCATTTAATCGATACGGCGGGCTTACGAGACAGTAATGACCCCATCGAAAAACAAGGCATTGACCGAGCGTATAACGAAATTAAACGTGCCGATATTATTTTACATATCATCGATTGCACTGCAATGGACAAAGAGGATGATTCACTGATTGCGTTACCCGAAATAATACCTCGTATTAATGTTTACAATAAAATTGATATTGCACCCTCCGTCCAAGCAAACCAAGACAATGCGGTATTTATCTCAGCAAAAACCGGCCAGGGTTTCGATCAACTCAATAATGCAATAAAACAAATGATTGGTTTTGATGAAAACAACGAAGGCGTATTCAGTGCTCGTCGTCGCCACCTTGATGCACTGCAACGAACCTTGTCCCATATAAAAAACAGCCAAGTTCATTTAAACCACCAGGCAGGCGAGCTGGTCGCAGAAGAACTTAAAATTGCGCAAGCGTGCTTAGGCGAAATTACCGGTGCATTCAGTAGCGACGATTTACTGGGTGAAATTTTCTCTAGTTTTTGTGTTGGCAAATAG